In one Neobacillus sp. CF12 genomic region, the following are encoded:
- the phaQ gene encoding poly-beta-hydroxybutyrate-responsive repressor, translated as MVNQDNQSVNPSKNFVLPFILLLLSRMSLHGYELSQKLQTFGFKTIDQGNLYRLLRQLEKEELVSSEWDTNGSGPAKRRYSITKAGITYLKGYANQLESYQSMLDQFFKMYSSFLELYIPSFQKRDPIEKENSKKRRKDDGTEKE; from the coding sequence ATCCTTCAAAAAATTTTGTTCTGCCATTTATTCTATTGCTTCTTAGCAGGATGTCTCTTCACGGATATGAGCTAAGTCAGAAATTACAAACATTTGGTTTTAAAACAATTGATCAAGGCAATCTCTACAGACTGTTAAGACAGTTGGAAAAAGAAGAACTGGTATCATCAGAATGGGATACCAATGGAAGCGGTCCTGCCAAAAGAAGATATTCTATAACAAAAGCTGGTATTACATACTTAAAAGGCTATGCCAATCAACTAGAATCGTACCAATCGATGCTAGACCAATTCTTCAAAATGTATTCAAGTTTCCTTGAGCTCTATATTCCTTCATTTCAAAAGAGGGATCCGATAGAGAAAGAAAACAGTAAAAAGAGGAGGAAAGACGATGGCACAGAAAAAGAGTGA